In Nocardia higoensis, the following proteins share a genomic window:
- a CDS encoding FtsX-like permease family protein: MRALIDRWRLFSLREFAVHRGRTLASITVMAVSAAFLVAVFGMFGSLTGSVHRLVDGLAGEASLEVSGITDSGFPGTLHADVAAVPGVRAAVPMVRTVAPTSAGSALVLGTDASATALGSVLQPAIESRLSALISVPDGVLVGPGLGVSAGDRLRVGRTDVTVAGVLDGGQLGRLNEGHYVLTSLPVAQRALGRTDHLDSILLVTEPGADPADVRAAVEQRIDGRAIVAEPTLRAVRTGNGLRILQYMTLMGAALAFIVAAFLIYTAMSMAIAQRRRTLSMLRAVGGRRRTLAADLLTEAGVIGLAGGVLGTALGIAYGRTTVDALPVALLQSVEARTVYSVPVYAIPIALAAAVGTSVAAAAVAAHQVYKVSPVEALAPVGVSVADRVPLWMRVGSGCVAIGAMGLAVVLVALRLGDLVWSGVALSMFFGAGLFACWAVTGTLVSAAAEVARRCGKAGELAAATVRRAPRRVWATMMTVFIAVAMTVTITGANSDMLGAVRGSIGAVDEVDLLVAARPADQMPTDPALPTDAASRIAALPEVERVVEGQLAYATLGEERIILYGLAPGAISPLYADLSPAAREAVISGHGIVLSRDLSRTLGVTEGDALTMRTPSGQRQLPVVGVVSYFSALTGNAAIGLEQMRDWFDRPGSTVLQIDGRDDIGSEQLRAAVRAVVPADTHVFTGQESLAGVDSAIRQGAGVANAVWVIVVLIAAVALLNTLGLSVLERRRELGVLRAMGATRRVVLRTVLAEAVGIGVVGGVLGLGFGALSQLFFDRITPDIMNLDVAYRPGPMMVVFALGAIALSLLGSIPPAVRAARLDIIEAIGTE; encoded by the coding sequence GTGCGCGCGCTGATCGATCGCTGGCGACTGTTCAGCCTGCGCGAATTCGCCGTGCACCGCGGCCGGACGCTGGCCTCGATCACAGTGATGGCGGTGTCGGCGGCGTTCCTGGTCGCCGTGTTCGGCATGTTCGGCTCGCTCACCGGATCGGTGCACCGGCTGGTCGACGGTCTGGCGGGCGAGGCGAGTCTCGAGGTCTCCGGGATCACCGACTCCGGGTTCCCCGGCACGCTGCACGCCGACGTGGCCGCCGTGCCCGGCGTGCGCGCGGCCGTGCCGATGGTGCGCACGGTCGCGCCGACCTCGGCGGGCTCGGCGCTGGTGCTCGGCACCGACGCGAGCGCGACCGCCCTGGGCAGCGTGCTGCAACCGGCCATCGAGTCCCGGCTGAGCGCGCTGATCTCGGTGCCGGACGGCGTGCTCGTCGGTCCGGGCCTCGGCGTGTCCGCAGGCGATCGCCTGCGGGTCGGCCGCACCGACGTGACGGTGGCGGGCGTGCTCGACGGCGGACAGCTCGGCAGGCTCAACGAGGGTCACTACGTTCTCACCTCGCTGCCGGTCGCGCAGCGGGCGCTCGGACGCACCGATCACCTGGACTCGATCCTGCTGGTCACCGAGCCCGGCGCGGATCCAGCGGACGTCCGCGCCGCGGTAGAGCAGCGGATCGACGGACGGGCGATCGTGGCCGAGCCGACGCTGCGCGCGGTGCGTACCGGTAACGGCCTGCGCATCCTCCAGTACATGACACTGATGGGCGCGGCGCTGGCCTTCATCGTCGCCGCGTTCCTCATCTACACCGCCATGTCGATGGCGATCGCGCAGCGCCGCCGGACGCTGTCGATGCTGCGCGCCGTCGGCGGCCGCAGGCGCACCCTGGCCGCCGACCTGCTCACCGAGGCGGGGGTCATCGGCCTGGCGGGCGGTGTGCTGGGTACGGCGCTCGGCATCGCCTACGGGCGCACGACCGTCGACGCGCTGCCCGTGGCGCTGCTGCAGTCCGTCGAGGCCAGGACCGTGTATTCGGTTCCGGTGTACGCGATTCCGATCGCGCTCGCCGCCGCGGTCGGCACCAGTGTCGCGGCGGCGGCGGTGGCGGCGCACCAGGTGTACAAGGTGTCGCCGGTGGAGGCGCTCGCCCCGGTGGGTGTCTCGGTCGCCGACCGGGTGCCGCTGTGGATGCGCGTCGGCTCGGGGTGTGTCGCGATCGGGGCGATGGGGCTGGCCGTCGTCCTGGTCGCGCTCCGGCTGGGTGACCTGGTCTGGTCGGGCGTGGCGCTGTCGATGTTCTTCGGCGCGGGGCTGTTCGCCTGCTGGGCGGTCACCGGGACGCTGGTCTCGGCGGCGGCGGAGGTGGCGCGGCGGTGCGGCAAGGCCGGTGAGCTCGCGGCGGCCACGGTGCGGCGCGCGCCTCGCCGGGTGTGGGCGACCATGATGACGGTGTTCATCGCCGTGGCCATGACGGTCACCATCACCGGCGCCAACAGCGACATGCTCGGCGCGGTGCGCGGCTCGATCGGCGCGGTCGACGAGGTGGACCTGCTGGTCGCCGCCAGACCGGCCGACCAGATGCCCACCGACCCGGCGCTGCCCACCGACGCCGCCTCCCGGATCGCCGCGCTGCCGGAGGTCGAGCGGGTCGTCGAGGGCCAGCTCGCCTATGCCACCCTCGGCGAGGAACGCATCATCCTGTACGGGCTGGCGCCCGGCGCGATCAGTCCCCTCTACGCCGATCTGTCCCCGGCGGCCAGGGAAGCGGTGATCAGCGGGCACGGCATCGTGCTCTCCCGCGACCTGAGCCGGACCCTCGGTGTGACCGAAGGCGATGCGCTGACCATGCGCACTCCGTCGGGGCAACGGCAACTGCCCGTGGTCGGGGTGGTCTCCTACTTCTCCGCGCTCACCGGAAACGCCGCCATCGGACTCGAGCAGATGCGCGACTGGTTCGACCGGCCCGGATCCACCGTGCTGCAGATCGACGGCCGCGACGATATCGGCTCCGAACAACTGCGCGCGGCCGTGCGCGCGGTGGTCCCCGCCGACACCCACGTCTTCACCGGGCAGGAGTCGCTGGCCGGAGTGGACAGCGCGATCCGCCAGGGCGCCGGGGTCGCGAACGCGGTGTGGGTGATCGTGGTGCTCATCGCCGCCGTGGCCCTGCTCAACACGCTGGGCCTGTCGGTCCTCGAACGCAGACGCGAACTGGGCGTGCTGCGCGCGATGGGGGCGACCCGGCGCGTGGTGCTGCGCACGGTGCTGGCCGAGGCGGTCGGCATCGGCGTCGTGGGCGGGGTGCTCGGCCTCGGCTTCGGCGCGCTCAGCCAGCTCTTCTTCGACCGGATCACCCCCGACATCATGAATCTCGACGTCGCCTACCGGCCGGGGCCGATGATGGTGGTCTTCGCGCTCGGGGCGATCGCGCTGAGCCTGCTCGGCTCCATTCCCCCCGCCGTCCGCGCCGCGCGGCTGGACATCATCGAGGCCATCGGCACCGAATGA
- a CDS encoding ABC transporter ATP-binding protein encodes MPPIIELSEVSKHYRIGGQTVTALDGVDFAVAPGQFVSVVGPSGAGKSTMLHLLGALDRPDTGSIRFGDREIGGLGDDEQSEFRRHSVGFVFQFFNLLPTLSAWENVAVPRLLDGSALRSARERAGELLELVGLGSRAEHRPAELSGGQMQRVAVARALIMDPPLVLADEPTGNLDSATSAEILTLLAEIASSATGSRSVVMVTHDPEAAARTDRVVTLGDGRIVADEPTAAGAATAGPVEPPCAR; translated from the coding sequence ATGCCACCGATCATCGAATTGTCCGAGGTCTCCAAGCATTACCGCATCGGCGGCCAGACGGTTACTGCGCTCGACGGCGTCGATTTCGCGGTCGCGCCGGGGCAGTTCGTCTCGGTGGTGGGCCCCTCCGGCGCGGGCAAGTCCACGATGCTGCACCTGCTCGGCGCGCTCGACCGGCCCGACACCGGCTCCATCCGCTTCGGTGATCGCGAGATCGGCGGCCTCGGCGACGACGAGCAATCCGAATTCCGCAGGCACAGCGTGGGTTTCGTGTTCCAGTTCTTCAATCTGCTGCCCACCCTGTCCGCCTGGGAGAACGTCGCGGTGCCCCGCCTGCTCGACGGCAGCGCGCTGCGTTCGGCGCGCGAGCGGGCGGGCGAACTGCTCGAACTGGTCGGGCTCGGCAGCCGCGCCGAACACCGCCCCGCCGAACTGTCCGGCGGACAGATGCAGCGGGTGGCGGTGGCACGGGCGCTGATCATGGATCCGCCGCTGGTGCTCGCCGACGAGCCCACCGGCAATCTCGACTCGGCGACGAGCGCCGAGATCCTGACACTGCTGGCCGAGATCGCGAGCAGCGCGACAGGATCGCGATCGGTGGTGATGGTGACCCACGACCCCGAGGCAGCGGCAAGGACCGATCGTGTCGTCACCCTCGGCGACGGACGGATCGTCGCCGACGAGCCGACGGCCGCGGGCGCCGCGACCGCCGGCCCCGTGGAGCCGCCGTGCGCGCGCTGA
- a CDS encoding SRPBCC family protein translates to MAGFEVSRALEASPAQIYTIIADTSTWSDWFMLHESFAEAPPENITVNSRMVQNIRMLGMSQRIELTVTAFKPPMQLIIAGRSPAGVTCEFSFAIERKPGGCQLTIAGAFTGAMLTGPLEQSVQQEAQTQLVASIGKLAALSDVNA, encoded by the coding sequence ATGGCCGGCTTCGAGGTCAGCAGAGCACTGGAAGCGTCCCCGGCGCAGATCTACACGATTATCGCCGACACGAGCACGTGGAGCGATTGGTTCATGCTCCACGAGAGTTTCGCGGAGGCGCCACCGGAGAACATCACAGTGAATTCCCGGATGGTGCAGAACATTCGCATGCTCGGTATGTCACAACGCATCGAATTGACCGTCACCGCGTTCAAGCCGCCGATGCAGCTGATCATCGCCGGCCGCAGCCCGGCCGGAGTCACCTGCGAGTTCAGCTTCGCGATCGAACGCAAGCCAGGAGGTTGCCAGCTCACCATCGCCGGGGCATTCACCGGCGCGATGCTCACCGGCCCGCTGGAACAATCGGTACAGCAGGAAGCGCAGACGCAACTGGTGGCCTCGATCGGCAAACTCGCCGCGCTCTCCGACGTGAACGCCTGA